One window of Cohnella hashimotonis genomic DNA carries:
- a CDS encoding Gfo/Idh/MocA family protein translates to MPASSAKVRIGVIGLGQRGKDLFGLLQEMDDVEIAAVSDLYEDRLHKAAEAAQNASKPKPSLYLNYKELLAREDIEAVIVASSWTSHAEIAIAAMRAGKYVGSEVGGAASIEECWELVRTSEATGVPCMLLENCCYGRNEMAVLNMVRQGLFGELIHCRGGYLHDLREEVATGIENRHYRIHNYLNRNGDLYPTHGLGLPAACLNINRGNRIVSVTSIASKSRGINEWAGEHLGPTHPAARSPIELGDIVTTMMKCAHGETILLTHDTSLPRPYSRAGQVQGTKGIWMEDGNSIYIDGTSPAHEWESFDPYLEQYEHPVWKRFLNDGVKGGHGGMDYLVLRDFVACVAARSTPPIDVYDMATWMAVTVLSEQSVHAGGAPVAFPDFTNGKWIERSEPMLASTFANQV, encoded by the coding sequence ATGCCAGCTTCGTCTGCGAAGGTCCGGATCGGCGTCATCGGTTTGGGACAACGGGGAAAGGATCTTTTCGGCTTGCTTCAGGAAATGGACGACGTCGAGATCGCGGCGGTCAGCGACCTGTACGAAGATCGGTTGCACAAGGCGGCAGAGGCAGCTCAAAACGCTTCGAAACCGAAGCCGTCCTTGTACCTGAATTATAAAGAATTGCTGGCGCGGGAAGACATCGAAGCCGTCATCGTGGCGTCCTCCTGGACCAGCCATGCGGAGATCGCCATCGCGGCGATGAGAGCGGGGAAATATGTCGGGTCGGAAGTCGGCGGCGCGGCATCGATCGAGGAGTGCTGGGAGCTGGTACGGACCTCCGAAGCGACCGGCGTGCCCTGCATGCTGCTGGAAAACTGCTGTTACGGACGCAACGAAATGGCCGTGCTGAATATGGTCAGGCAAGGGCTGTTCGGCGAATTGATCCATTGCCGCGGCGGCTATCTCCACGATCTGCGCGAGGAAGTGGCGACGGGCATCGAGAACCGCCATTATCGCATTCATAACTATTTGAACCGCAATGGCGATCTGTATCCGACGCACGGCCTCGGCTTGCCTGCGGCCTGCCTGAACATTAACCGCGGCAACCGCATCGTGAGTGTTACCTCGATTGCGTCCAAGTCGCGGGGGATTAACGAGTGGGCCGGCGAACATCTCGGACCGACGCATCCTGCAGCGCGTTCGCCGATCGAACTCGGCGACATCGTCACTACGATGATGAAGTGCGCGCACGGCGAGACGATTTTGCTGACGCACGATACTTCCTTACCCCGACCGTACTCCAGAGCGGGCCAAGTTCAAGGAACGAAGGGCATCTGGATGGAGGACGGCAACTCGATCTATATTGATGGCACTAGCCCGGCCCACGAATGGGAGTCGTTCGATCCATACCTGGAACAATACGAGCATCCGGTCTGGAAGCGATTTTTAAACGACGGCGTCAAGGGCGGACACGGGGGAATGGACTATCTGGTCCTGCGCGACTTCGTCGCGTGCGTAGCTGCCCGATCGACACCGCCGATCGATGTCTACGATATGGCTACCTGGATGGCGGTGACGGTGCTGTCCGAGCAGTCGGTGCACGCCGGCGGGGCGCCGGTCGCCTTCCCGGACTTTACGAACGGCAAATGGATCGAACGCAGCGAGCCGATGCTGGCTTCTACTTTTGCTAACCAAGTTTGA
- a CDS encoding helix-turn-helix transcriptional regulator: MPSGFMQPHTRPLDVRAFAPSVHYAEYQRTPPTRGYLRRLYDSELMYIYSGSIRVHFEDEASPLAFFAGDLLVLPPAIEHRIELTGMPDTRLLGLHFDLYDEVEIEFEYQLVIQDGDAREDRIGYWPVTGTGSPVFARRYRSAPLELVSWLEQAAEAYHASRTAASLACRGYMQLVLAELVGLSMDPQSQTVTAYQKRLLEIKADLQQSLHLPHTNKTLARELSVSEDYFIRLFKQLFGESPQKYLQRLRHQAAKRYLLETDEKIERIGALVGYDDLHNFSHVFKKWQGISPQQYRKLFRGGVS, from the coding sequence ATGCCGTCGGGTTTCATGCAGCCCCATACGAGACCGTTGGACGTCCGGGCATTCGCGCCGAGCGTCCACTATGCCGAGTATCAGCGCACGCCGCCTACTCGTGGTTATTTGCGCCGTCTATACGACAGCGAGCTGATGTATATTTACTCCGGCAGCATCCGGGTGCATTTCGAAGACGAAGCGTCGCCGCTTGCCTTTTTCGCGGGGGATCTGCTCGTGCTGCCTCCGGCCATAGAGCACCGGATCGAGCTGACCGGCATGCCGGACACCCGGCTGCTCGGCCTTCATTTCGACCTGTATGACGAGGTGGAGATCGAATTCGAATACCAATTGGTCATCCAGGACGGGGACGCGCGGGAGGATCGGATCGGCTATTGGCCCGTAACGGGAACCGGGAGTCCTGTCTTCGCTCGCCGATACCGTTCGGCGCCCTTGGAGCTTGTGTCCTGGCTGGAACAAGCCGCGGAGGCCTATCACGCCAGCCGCACTGCTGCTTCGCTCGCTTGCCGCGGGTATATGCAGCTCGTGTTGGCCGAGCTCGTCGGACTTTCTATGGATCCGCAGAGTCAGACTGTCACCGCTTACCAAAAACGGCTGCTCGAGATAAAGGCAGATTTGCAGCAGAGTCTTCATTTGCCGCATACGAACAAGACGCTGGCCCGCGAGCTTAGCGTCAGCGAGGATTACTTTATCCGCCTGTTCAAACAGCTGTTCGGCGAGTCGCCCCAAAAATACTTGCAGCGGCTTCGCCACCAAGCAGCCAAGCGCTACCTGCTCGAGACGGACGAAAAAATCGAGCGAATCGGCGCGCTGGTCGGCTACGACGACCTGCATAACTTCAGCCATGTGTTCAAAAAGTGGCAGGGGATTTCCCCACAGCAGTATCGGAAGCTGTTCAGGGGCGGGGTTTCTTGA
- a CDS encoding carbohydrate ABC transporter permease, whose amino-acid sequence MKTKRWSRSVNMALLLFFAFCTLYPLFFMLISSVKTNAELQSNFFGLPIEPQFQYYGSALGKIKTYMANSGVISAISAVGVLIVSSLSAYAFARFRFYGKNALFFTLLLFLMIPGVLTIIPQFVLVKNLGLINTPWAAVLPYIASGQLVTIFVMRTFFEGIPKELFESIKIDGGSEFRCFISLVIPFALPIILSMGLVTVLNTWNDFFWPLLVLPDQHKMTLTVGLYRFMDQQQILYGQVFSAMSLASVPLMVLFSFTMKFFVQGLTSGAIKA is encoded by the coding sequence TTGAAAACAAAAAGATGGTCGCGATCCGTCAACATGGCGCTATTGCTGTTTTTCGCATTTTGCACGCTCTACCCGTTATTTTTTATGCTCATCTCCTCGGTGAAGACCAATGCGGAGCTGCAGAGCAATTTTTTCGGCCTTCCGATCGAACCGCAATTTCAATACTACGGCAGCGCGCTCGGCAAGATCAAAACGTATATGGCCAATTCGGGCGTCATTTCGGCCATCAGCGCGGTCGGCGTGCTGATCGTATCTTCCTTGTCCGCCTATGCCTTTGCGCGCTTTCGGTTCTATGGCAAAAACGCGTTGTTTTTTACCCTGCTGCTGTTTCTGATGATTCCGGGCGTGCTCACGATCATTCCGCAATTCGTGCTGGTGAAAAATCTGGGCCTGATCAACACGCCCTGGGCGGCCGTTCTCCCTTATATCGCCAGCGGGCAGCTCGTTACCATATTCGTCATGAGAACCTTTTTCGAAGGCATACCTAAGGAGCTGTTCGAGAGCATCAAGATCGACGGGGGGAGCGAATTCCGCTGCTTTATCAGCCTGGTTATTCCTTTTGCGCTGCCGATCATTTTGTCCATGGGACTGGTGACCGTTCTGAATACGTGGAACGACTTTTTCTGGCCGCTGCTCGTGCTACCCGACCAGCACAAGATGACGCTGACGGTCGGCCTGTACCGGTTCATGGATCAGCAGCAAATTTTGTACGGCCAGGTGTTCTCCGCGATGTCGCTCGCTTCGGTCCCCTTGATGGTGCTGTTCAGCTTCACGATGAAGTTTTTTGTTCAAGGTCTAACCTCCGGCGCGATCAAGGCATGA
- a CDS encoding carbohydrate ABC transporter permease, with the protein MKPLRLLESRAAYLCLLPTFLFVGVFLVYPTFEAVRISFLDWNMRNYYNPEFVGFSNYKEIFSNDVFIDSFRVLAIFLGWQLVVLQGISVFAGYLIYLLGTSRFAGFIKVAFIIPMVIPGMVSTLFWLFFYEPTNGMLNVLLGTLGLDSWQKVWLGESQTTAIGSLLMKGFPWISGIGFLIYLAGFQSLDESVRESARMDGASGWKVFWAIDLPLILPQLKLTTILVLIGGIQQYGDQYILTKGGPGYDTTVPGLFLFNNAFNYGKLGIGSAAGVTLFLIIALFTVLNLRFMKSRT; encoded by the coding sequence ATGAAGCCTTTGCGTTTATTGGAATCCAGGGCGGCGTATCTTTGCCTGCTGCCCACGTTCCTGTTCGTCGGCGTTTTTCTCGTGTATCCGACCTTCGAGGCGGTCCGCATTTCGTTTCTGGACTGGAATATGCGCAACTATTACAATCCGGAATTCGTGGGCTTCTCCAACTACAAAGAAATTTTCAGCAATGACGTATTTATCGATTCGTTCCGGGTGCTGGCGATCTTTCTGGGGTGGCAGCTTGTCGTGCTTCAAGGCATTTCCGTGTTCGCAGGCTACCTGATCTATTTGCTTGGCACCAGCCGGTTCGCAGGGTTTATTAAGGTGGCTTTCATTATCCCCATGGTCATTCCGGGCATGGTCTCCACACTGTTTTGGCTGTTCTTTTACGAGCCGACGAACGGCATGCTCAACGTGCTGCTGGGCACGCTCGGCTTGGACAGCTGGCAAAAGGTGTGGTTAGGCGAGAGCCAGACGACAGCGATCGGCTCGCTGCTCATGAAGGGCTTTCCCTGGATCAGCGGGATTGGATTTTTGATCTACCTGGCAGGCTTTCAGTCGCTCGACGAGTCGGTTCGGGAGTCGGCGCGGATGGACGGGGCCAGCGGATGGAAAGTGTTCTGGGCCATCGATCTGCCGCTCATCCTGCCTCAGCTCAAGCTGACGACCATCCTCGTCCTGATCGGCGGCATTCAGCAATACGGGGATCAGTACATCCTGACCAAAGGCGGTCCGGGCTATGACACGACGGTACCCGGCTTGTTTTTGTTCAACAATGCCTTTAATTACGGCAAGCTCGGAATCGGCTCGGCTGCGGGCGTGACCCTGTTTCTCATCATCGCCCTGTTCACCGTGCTGAATTTGCGTTTTATGAAGTCGCGGACTTAG
- a CDS encoding ABC transporter substrate-binding protein, giving the protein MKRKSILLLSAMSVSLAMAGCSNAAKNNQASGDSPPPSSAGASSAAASPTQEESASQSAEPQTLTMVYSQGEFSWPAYKKMAAAFKEKTGHTVKLQYVPAAEFDKYLDAQFVAGTEADIIMGGPSDKSSWFKNGWIVNLYPHMDETSRFTNAAWRDSFVDGVLDSATDKTPPEKLYGIPIQLTTVNLYYNKKIFGELGVSEPPKTITELLAVAQKAKDAGYTGFSIQNSMDWNLGWLATDLWGYLWKPKLDQLDVIKKDGYVGTDEWALAVKKGMVTKDSPELKEYARVIKDLSPYFNEGFNTASWEFESLFNDGKSAMALNGSWYPNQHLQNKLSVDYGIAPIPYLDKAYSQLGGEERYNYIMGGEAYVAITSKAEKDGKLQAALDWLRFWTDPSGGAKMMTDELFLIPVVKGIQAPEQVQPIIDTFGTEKQVSFTAFKFEPEQSDAFFKAQQQYLDNKLTAERFIGDITKTLQKYADAAIKANPEWGVEAYLK; this is encoded by the coding sequence TTGAAGCGAAAATCGATCCTTTTGCTGTCCGCGATGAGCGTGTCGCTCGCGATGGCGGGCTGCTCCAACGCCGCGAAAAACAACCAGGCGAGCGGCGATAGCCCGCCTCCGTCCAGCGCAGGCGCGTCGAGTGCGGCAGCGTCGCCCACCCAGGAGGAAAGCGCGTCGCAAAGCGCCGAGCCCCAGACGCTGACGATGGTCTACTCCCAGGGCGAGTTCTCGTGGCCCGCCTACAAGAAGATGGCGGCGGCGTTCAAGGAAAAAACCGGCCACACCGTCAAGCTGCAATACGTGCCTGCGGCCGAATTCGACAAGTACCTCGATGCGCAGTTCGTCGCGGGCACCGAAGCGGATATTATTATGGGCGGTCCGTCCGACAAGTCCTCCTGGTTTAAAAACGGCTGGATCGTTAACTTGTATCCGCATATGGACGAGACGAGCCGGTTCACGAATGCGGCCTGGAGAGACTCGTTCGTCGACGGGGTGCTCGATTCCGCGACGGACAAGACGCCGCCGGAGAAGCTGTACGGCATTCCGATTCAGTTGACGACGGTCAATCTGTATTACAACAAAAAAATATTCGGCGAGCTTGGCGTATCCGAACCGCCCAAGACGATCACGGAGCTGCTCGCGGTCGCGCAAAAGGCTAAAGACGCAGGCTATACGGGCTTCAGCATTCAAAACTCGATGGACTGGAACCTGGGCTGGCTCGCTACCGATCTCTGGGGCTACCTGTGGAAGCCGAAGCTCGATCAGCTGGACGTCATCAAAAAGGACGGCTATGTCGGTACGGACGAGTGGGCGCTGGCGGTCAAGAAGGGCATGGTGACGAAGGATTCTCCCGAGCTCAAGGAATACGCGAGAGTCATTAAGGACCTGTCGCCTTATTTTAACGAAGGCTTCAATACGGCCAGCTGGGAATTCGAGAGCCTGTTCAACGACGGCAAATCGGCGATGGCGCTCAACGGCAGCTGGTATCCCAACCAGCATCTGCAGAACAAGCTGTCGGTCGACTATGGCATCGCGCCGATTCCTTATCTGGACAAGGCGTATTCGCAGCTCGGCGGCGAGGAGCGCTACAACTACATCATGGGCGGAGAAGCCTACGTGGCGATCACGTCCAAGGCGGAGAAGGACGGCAAGCTGCAGGCGGCGCTCGATTGGCTGCGCTTCTGGACGGATCCGAGTGGCGGCGCGAAGATGATGACGGACGAATTGTTCCTCATTCCCGTCGTCAAGGGCATCCAGGCGCCCGAGCAAGTTCAACCCATTATCGATACTTTCGGCACCGAGAAGCAGGTATCGTTCACCGCCTTCAAGTTCGAGCCCGAGCAATCCGACGCCTTTTTCAAGGCCCAGCAGCAGTATCTGGACAACAAGCTGACGGCAGAACGATTTATCGGCGATATTACCAAGACGCTGCAGAAGTACGCGGACGCGGCGATTAAAGCGAACCCGGAATGGGGCGTCGAGGCGTACCTGAAATAA
- a CDS encoding glycoside hydrolase family 36 protein, whose protein sequence is MERLEWIHEKMRIGFVREEGKLKQDVFQPQSLSSESERRYAAAAVVQAAAAGVPHGVHPGLASGHSLLAEQLTVTGIEPTDSGLRLHYRHEGLQLRFVANMEFVPGAAVVRQTTTVTNEGDEAVVLTHLSSLMMQGIGLGGVGDWSEPGRIQVRYARQAWSGEGQWRCEDAESLGLYRTAPYSMSHAAHWESRGSWSTGRYLPMVVVEDTQTGAVWYAQAETSSHWHIELGNRHEGAYIGNDSLYLQIDGASEGCGGWTRTLQPQESFTTIPAAIGCCMGGMEEAVRELTAYRRARLKPTPAWQGEFPVVFNDYMNGLWADPSTDKLVPLIREASELGLEVFCIDAGWFALPGSYWGSSLGDWQPDDTRFGKEGLPGMLRRIRDAGMIPGVWLELEVCGENAALASKPDEWFLRRNGKRVGGGERWFMNFSHPEVRTYMHGVIDRLAEMGVGFIKNDYNGCIGAGDDTLGDSAADGLIRHIRAVYSFLDEVRARHPGLIFEGCASGGMRADYGLLSHVHMVSSSDQEDYRKYPSVLGGMLAAVLPEQNGVWAYPYPLPASHRDKPELLDEETYRREMADGEQTVFNMINGFCGNLYLSGRIDKADGRNRALINEAVSLYKAERAHIRSSHPVWPLGFRSIADTAGWNGVGLASMDGDRIVLAVWRLDGGEETTALPIKGWTGQAAEVRQLYPAGTDMVVEHGYEAADGVLRVRLPERYQARLFELRKAAAPDIANQA, encoded by the coding sequence ATGGAGCGTCTGGAATGGATTCATGAAAAGATGAGGATCGGTTTCGTGCGGGAAGAAGGCAAGCTGAAGCAGGATGTATTCCAGCCGCAGAGCCTATCCTCGGAATCGGAGAGAAGGTATGCCGCAGCGGCCGTTGTACAGGCTGCCGCCGCAGGCGTGCCGCATGGCGTGCATCCGGGGCTCGCCTCTGGACATTCGCTGCTCGCGGAGCAACTAACCGTGACTGGAATCGAGCCGACGGACAGCGGACTGCGCTTGCACTACCGACACGAAGGGCTGCAGCTGCGCTTCGTCGCGAATATGGAATTCGTACCCGGCGCGGCGGTCGTCCGTCAGACGACGACGGTCACCAACGAGGGCGACGAGGCCGTCGTGCTGACGCACTTGTCCTCGCTAATGATGCAGGGCATCGGGCTCGGCGGCGTCGGCGACTGGTCCGAGCCGGGCAGAATCCAGGTGCGCTACGCGCGCCAGGCCTGGAGCGGCGAGGGGCAGTGGCGGTGCGAGGACGCGGAAAGTCTAGGCCTTTACCGCACGGCACCCTATTCGATGTCCCATGCCGCGCACTGGGAATCGCGGGGGAGCTGGAGCACAGGCCGTTACCTGCCGATGGTCGTCGTGGAGGACACGCAGACGGGCGCCGTCTGGTATGCGCAGGCGGAGACCTCGTCCCACTGGCATATCGAGCTCGGCAACCGGCACGAGGGGGCCTATATCGGAAACGACAGTCTGTACCTGCAAATCGACGGTGCCAGCGAAGGCTGCGGGGGTTGGACCCGAACGCTGCAGCCGCAAGAGAGCTTTACGACGATACCGGCTGCGATCGGCTGCTGCATGGGCGGCATGGAGGAGGCCGTACGCGAATTGACGGCGTACAGGCGCGCCAGGCTGAAGCCAACGCCGGCTTGGCAGGGAGAGTTTCCCGTCGTTTTCAACGATTATATGAACGGCTTGTGGGCGGATCCTTCTACCGACAAGCTCGTGCCGCTCATTCGCGAGGCGTCCGAGCTTGGACTGGAAGTTTTCTGCATCGATGCAGGCTGGTTCGCCCTGCCCGGCTCGTACTGGGGCTCGTCTCTGGGCGATTGGCAGCCAGACGATACGCGATTCGGCAAGGAAGGGCTGCCTGGTATGCTGCGGCGGATTCGCGACGCGGGCATGATTCCCGGCGTCTGGCTGGAGCTGGAGGTATGCGGGGAAAATGCGGCGCTGGCGTCGAAGCCGGACGAGTGGTTTCTGCGGCGCAACGGCAAGAGAGTCGGCGGCGGAGAGCGTTGGTTTATGAACTTTTCCCATCCCGAAGTCAGGACGTATATGCACGGCGTCATCGACAGGCTGGCTGAGATGGGCGTCGGGTTTATCAAAAACGATTACAACGGCTGTATCGGGGCCGGCGACGATACGCTGGGGGATTCGGCGGCGGACGGGCTTATTCGTCATATACGTGCGGTGTATTCGTTTCTCGACGAAGTGAGGGCGAGGCATCCCGGACTCATCTTCGAAGGCTGCGCGTCGGGCGGCATGCGTGCCGATTACGGCCTGCTGTCCCATGTGCATATGGTCAGCTCCAGCGACCAGGAGGATTACAGGAAGTACCCGTCCGTCCTGGGCGGCATGCTGGCGGCTGTCCTGCCCGAGCAGAACGGCGTGTGGGCATACCCGTACCCGCTGCCGGCCTCGCATCGCGACAAACCGGAGCTGCTGGATGAAGAGACATATCGGCGGGAGATGGCGGACGGCGAGCAGACGGTTTTTAACATGATCAATGGCTTTTGCGGCAATTTGTATCTGTCGGGAAGGATTGACAAGGCCGACGGCCGCAACCGGGCGCTGATCAATGAAGCTGTCTCGCTGTACAAGGCCGAAAGAGCGCATATTCGCAGCTCGCATCCGGTGTGGCCGCTAGGGTTTCGTTCGATCGCCGACACCGCGGGCTGGAACGGCGTCGGTCTCGCGAGCATGGACGGGGACCGCATCGTGCTGGCCGTATGGCGGCTAGACGGCGGGGAGGAGACGACGGCGCTTCCCATCAAGGGCTGGACAGGCCAGGCTGCCGAAGTCAGGCAGCTTTATCCTGCCGGGACGGACATGGTCGTCGAACACGGCTATGAAGCAGCGGATGGCGTACTGCGGGTCAGGCTGCCGGAACGATATCAGGCGCGTCTGTTCGAGCTGCGCAAGGCTGCGGCGCCGGACATAGCAAATCAGGCATAG